A DNA window from Novipirellula aureliae contains the following coding sequences:
- a CDS encoding IS110 family transposase, translating into MNQKNSIIIGIDWADAKHDFHLIEPSGEIQADDFEQSPNAIAEQLQLWRKDFPGATFLIAIEASKGALINALIDHEDIVIYPVNPAALSFHRKSYAHGGGKNDPLDAKRLAGFLKQRLPELRPLRRDQPITRELGTLSEDRRRTVDARADLANELTALLKQYFPAVLSFKAAKPYATFLLSFLIEYPTLQAAQAAGETKLRSYFHGLGMKRKAAEFAKMIVDAMPLTVDEVTLRSSQRRAVMLAEQLKILNKHIRKYEASIKELLPKHPAYAIAKSLPGPADNTQARLIAAMGDDHNRYSSAQSLQCASGIAPLTEQSGKRKFAVARWAYTKFLRQTFHEMAGLSINKSKWAKAYYNQQIAKGKSANTAKRALAYKWQRIIYRCWQSGQPYDEERYIARLKATNAPLYQLL; encoded by the coding sequence ATGAATCAAAAAAACAGCATCATCATCGGCATCGACTGGGCCGATGCTAAACACGACTTCCATCTCATTGAGCCCAGTGGAGAAATCCAGGCCGATGACTTCGAGCAGTCTCCAAATGCAATTGCAGAGCAACTCCAACTATGGCGAAAGGATTTTCCTGGAGCCACGTTCTTGATCGCCATTGAGGCCTCCAAGGGTGCTTTGATCAACGCACTGATTGACCACGAGGACATCGTTATTTATCCCGTCAATCCAGCTGCCTTGTCATTCCATCGAAAGTCGTACGCCCACGGAGGAGGCAAGAACGATCCGCTCGATGCTAAACGGCTCGCTGGCTTTCTCAAGCAACGTCTTCCCGAACTCAGGCCGCTCAGGCGAGACCAGCCGATCACCCGCGAACTGGGAACGCTCAGCGAAGATCGCCGGCGTACGGTCGATGCGCGAGCCGACTTGGCAAACGAACTGACAGCACTACTCAAACAGTATTTTCCGGCTGTTTTAAGCTTCAAAGCGGCTAAACCCTATGCAACGTTCTTACTGTCTTTCTTGATCGAGTACCCCACGCTACAAGCTGCACAGGCCGCTGGCGAGACGAAGCTTCGCAGCTACTTCCACGGGCTTGGGATGAAACGTAAGGCGGCCGAGTTCGCCAAAATGATTGTTGACGCGATGCCACTGACCGTCGATGAAGTCACGCTTCGTAGTAGCCAACGAAGAGCGGTCATGCTCGCCGAGCAGCTCAAAATTCTTAACAAGCACATTCGAAAGTATGAAGCGTCAATCAAAGAACTGCTTCCAAAGCATCCGGCCTATGCGATCGCCAAGTCGCTACCTGGACCAGCCGACAACACTCAAGCTCGACTGATCGCGGCGATGGGCGATGACCACAATCGATATAGTTCCGCCCAGAGTCTACAGTGTGCCAGTGGAATCGCTCCGCTCACCGAGCAAAGCGGTAAACGGAAATTCGCCGTGGCACGCTGGGCATACACGAAGTTCCTTAGGCAAACATTTCACGAGATGGCAGGACTCTCGATTAACAAAAGCAAATGGGCGAAGGCGTATTACAATCAACAAATTGCGAAAGGCAAATCGGCCAATACGGCCAAACGAGCTCTTGCCTACAAGTGGCAACGGATCATTTATCGCTGCTGGCAATCGGGACAGCCTTACGACGAAGAGCGATACATCGCCCGCCTGAAAGCGACCAATGCGCCACTCTACCAACTCTTGTGA
- a CDS encoding tetratricopeptide repeat protein yields MTNGEQEHDRIIAECTETLEAAPDDVMALLKRGRAWHEKRGYGNAIADFDDALGVNADRVEVPRILNARGLAFSDKGEQDLAITDFTQAILCGPSEEGLPKLYYNRGRSLNFKGAHDSAIQDFTEAIRLDPQHADAYGMRGLAWQNIGDYCKAIADYNLAIRNDPESADAYHNRGNAWVYRGKLRKAIADFTQAIRLDPKSATSYNSRGSAWRRKGRWGKALADLEQALELEPHSADRRRVLAAYLAVCPQRRCRDGTRAVQLMTEACEITDYKNAEHLIYLAAAYAERGDFPSAIAILQKALPLATTDDEKNDIRFCDELYKAGEPWRMESPSWRQRWA; encoded by the coding sequence ATGACTAATGGCGAACAAGAACATGATCGCATCATCGCGGAATGCACTGAGACACTCGAGGCTGCTCCTGACGATGTCATGGCCTTGCTCAAACGTGGTCGGGCTTGGCATGAGAAGAGAGGCTACGGCAATGCGATCGCCGACTTCGACGACGCACTAGGTGTGAACGCCGACCGCGTCGAAGTCCCAAGGATCCTCAACGCCCGCGGGCTGGCATTCAGCGACAAGGGTGAACAGGACCTCGCCATCACGGATTTCACCCAAGCGATCCTCTGCGGACCCTCGGAGGAAGGTCTGCCCAAGTTGTACTACAACCGCGGTCGCAGCCTTAACTTTAAGGGAGCGCACGACAGCGCGATCCAAGACTTTACCGAAGCGATTCGTCTCGACCCTCAGCACGCTGACGCCTATGGGATGCGCGGCCTCGCTTGGCAAAACATTGGTGACTATTGCAAAGCAATCGCCGACTACAATCTCGCGATTCGTAACGACCCCGAGTCAGCGGACGCCTATCACAACCGTGGCAACGCCTGGGTATATCGCGGCAAGCTTCGCAAAGCGATCGCTGATTTCACTCAGGCGATCCGGCTCGATCCCAAAAGCGCAACCTCCTACAACAGTCGCGGAAGCGCATGGCGTCGCAAGGGAAGATGGGGCAAAGCTCTCGCCGACCTCGAGCAAGCACTTGAGCTTGAACCTCACTCGGCGGACCGGCGTCGCGTTCTCGCCGCCTATCTCGCGGTCTGCCCGCAGCGTCGCTGCCGCGACGGGACTCGAGCGGTGCAGCTCATGACTGAAGCGTGTGAAATCACGGACTACAAAAACGCGGAACATCTCATCTATCTTGCTGCCGCGTACGCTGAACGAGGCGACTTCCCTTCTGCCATCGCGATTCTACAAAAGGCGCTTCCATTAGCCACTACTGACGATGAAAAAAATGACATTCGGTTTTGCGACGAGCTGTACAAGGCAGGTGAGCCTTGGCGGATGGAATCACCTAGCTGGCGACAGCGCTGGGCTTGA